In Candidatus Eisenbacteria bacterium, the following are encoded in one genomic region:
- a CDS encoding 1-acyl-sn-glycerol-3-phosphate acyltransferase, with protein sequence MPFHYFLIWRFVRTIGVVFLGLRSEPPKPVLPEGGCLLAANHKSYLDPPMISVVLFEAIHFLSKIELFRVPVLGPLIRSLGALPVKRGAVDLRSIKIYVNALRTGRPVLIFPEGTRRPEPGFRKPRGGVAFLARMAGVPVVPIYIGGTSGWWKALIRKRRVTVRFGEPIHPGDEDEKIFSQRVMQAIAKMADPIDRNSE encoded by the coding sequence ATGCCGTTTCACTATTTTTTGATATGGCGGTTTGTCCGTACGATCGGTGTCGTCTTTCTCGGCCTCCGTTCCGAACCGCCGAAACCGGTCCTCCCGGAGGGCGGGTGTCTTCTGGCGGCCAACCATAAAAGCTACCTCGATCCTCCCATGATCTCGGTCGTCCTCTTTGAGGCGATCCACTTTCTGTCGAAGATTGAGCTCTTCCGCGTTCCGGTTCTCGGCCCTCTCATCCGGTCCCTCGGAGCCCTGCCTGTAAAACGGGGAGCGGTCGATCTCAGGAGCATCAAGATCTATGTCAACGCCCTTCGGACCGGCCGGCCGGTTCTGATCTTCCCCGAGGGAACCCGCAGGCCCGAGCCCGGTTTTCGAAAGCCGCGCGGCGGGGTGGCCTTCCTGGCCAGAATGGCAGGTGTCCCGGTCGTCCCCATTTATATCGGTGGCACATCAGGTTGGTGGAAAGCCCTGATCCGCAAGCGAAGGGTCACCGTGCGGTTCGGAGAGCCCATCCATCCTGGGGATGAGGATGAGAAGATCTTCAGCCAAAGGGTCATGCAAGCGATTGCCAAAATGGCCGATCCTATCGATCGAAATAGCGAATAA
- a CDS encoding rRNA pseudouridine synthase, giving the protein MNNGSDDDRFLGIRLNRYLALCGVTSRRKALVQIQEGRVTVNGEKILEPSVRIIPGRDDVRYDGRLISAPEEWIVLAFNKPPGFITARSDTHGRSTIMDVLGGTGAAVFPVGRLDRDSEGLLLLTNCGDLAHALLHPRYGIQRDYLTVLQWEPSDQDIKKLQEGVSIGPGEWVQPESVKRGGAKTALRIVLTEGKKREVRRMVQAVGHRVIRLVRLSFAGIELGDLPSGKTRPLTPRERKMLEEMTGVDLGPLPWIE; this is encoded by the coding sequence ATGAACAACGGGTCAGACGACGATCGTTTTTTGGGTATCCGCTTGAATCGTTATCTCGCTCTCTGCGGCGTCACCTCCCGGCGGAAAGCTCTTGTACAAATCCAGGAAGGACGGGTCACGGTCAACGGAGAAAAAATTCTGGAGCCCTCCGTCCGCATCATTCCCGGACGCGATGATGTCAGATATGATGGCCGCTTGATCTCCGCGCCGGAGGAGTGGATCGTCCTGGCCTTCAACAAACCGCCGGGATTCATCACCGCGCGATCCGATACCCACGGACGATCGACTATCATGGATGTTCTCGGCGGAACCGGCGCCGCGGTTTTTCCCGTCGGCCGGCTGGATCGGGATTCCGAGGGGCTTTTGCTATTGACCAACTGCGGGGATTTGGCGCATGCGCTCCTGCATCCCCGCTATGGCATCCAGCGGGACTATCTTACGGTGCTGCAGTGGGAACCCTCTGATCAGGATATAAAGAAATTGCAGGAAGGCGTTTCTATCGGGCCGGGGGAGTGGGTGCAGCCGGAATCGGTCAAGCGGGGGGGCGCCAAAACAGCCCTCCGCATTGTCCTGACCGAGGGGAAGAAGCGGGAAGTCCGCCGGATGGTGCAGGCCGTGGGGCACCGGGTCATCCGTCTGGTCCGTCTTTCCTTCGCGGGGATCGAGTTGGGGGATCTTCCTTCAGGGAAAACCAGGCCGCTGACCCCGAGAGAGCGAAAGATGCTTGAGGAAATGACCGGTGTTGATTTGGGCCCGCTACCCTGGATCGAATAG
- a CDS encoding secondary thiamine-phosphate synthase enzyme YjbQ: MIRTEFIQVDTRGYCDMLDLTPGVERLLTSSGLKEGSVLLFVPGSTAALTTIEYEAGALQDLRDAIERLAPTDITYAHDRRWGDGNGFSHVRAALLGAHLEIPVAGGRLIRGTWQQILLIDFDNGPRQRRVAIQLRGE; encoded by the coding sequence ATGATAAGAACCGAATTCATACAAGTGGACACACGTGGTTATTGCGACATGCTGGATCTGACGCCGGGTGTAGAGCGGCTCCTCACCTCTTCCGGCTTGAAGGAAGGATCGGTTCTTCTTTTTGTTCCGGGTTCGACCGCTGCGCTCACGACAATTGAGTACGAAGCGGGCGCCTTGCAGGATTTGCGGGATGCGATCGAACGTTTGGCGCCCACCGATATAACCTACGCGCATGACCGGCGCTGGGGTGACGGGAATGGATTCTCCCATGTCCGCGCCGCCCTGCTCGGGGCGCATCTTGAGATTCCTGTGGCCGGCGGGCGGTTGATCCGGGGAACCTGGCAGCAGATTTTGCTTATTGATTTTGACAACGGCCCCCGCCAGCGCCGCGTCGCGATTCAGCTGCGGGGGGAATGA
- a CDS encoding Mut7-C RNAse domain-containing protein → MSIPTLPGSKPFRQNGAILAFLPFFHKPSIWVCDETVVRLGRELRALGCETSIFSGGRLPKEPPPILLTRSHRLLADRDLSFLPPTILLKSDRVGDQLRDLDRIAKINRILRPWTLCIRCGGPLNRHSPEKFRGAVPDYVVASTRWIGRCERCGHLFWRATQTSKQEAFWREIFGSRFPIGAADAPSS, encoded by the coding sequence ATGTCAATCCCAACCCTCCCTGGTTCCAAACCTTTCCGGCAGAATGGAGCCATCCTAGCCTTTCTCCCTTTTTTTCACAAGCCTTCTATCTGGGTCTGTGACGAGACGGTGGTTCGTCTGGGGCGTGAACTCCGGGCCCTGGGATGTGAGACGTCGATCTTCAGCGGAGGGCGGCTTCCGAAAGAACCCCCACCCATCCTTCTCACACGTTCCCATCGTCTCCTCGCCGATCGGGATCTCTCCTTCCTCCCTCCGACGATCCTACTGAAATCAGATCGGGTCGGCGATCAACTTCGCGATCTGGATCGTATCGCCAAAATCAACCGGATCCTGCGACCTTGGACCCTTTGCATCCGGTGCGGAGGCCCACTGAACCGTCATTCCCCCGAAAAATTCCGAGGCGCGGTGCCGGATTATGTGGTGGCGTCGACACGGTGGATCGGCCGGTGTGAACGATGCGGGCATCTCTTCTGGCGGGCGACGCAGACATCCAAACAGGAGGCCTTTTGGAGAGAGATTTTTGGAAGCCGATTCCCCATCGGCGCCGCGGATGCGCCGTCGTCTTGA
- the aroA gene encoding 3-phosphoshikimate 1-carboxyvinyltransferase — MTLRSEPGPPLSGRTRVTPDKSMTHRAVLLGAIAKGVSRIARPNSGGDCRATAEAARALGAKTRLTDEEWVIEGCEGIFQEPDHVLDMGNSGTGIRLLAGLLSTQPFLAILTGDLSLRSRPMSRVADPLRAMGATILSRKGGRAPLAILGGRCHPISYEMPVASAQVKSALLLAGLGAAPGELVVTEPGPARDHTERLLKYLGVPIFVEGSRIKLKTPAAIPSFEWTIPGDPSAAAFYIVAALIAPGSELVLEDVALNPRRIGFLNVLRQMGAAIEISPRGEQEPEPRGDITVKHCGLKGITVPGEAAVTFIDEVPVLSVAAAFAEGETVFQGLDELRHKESDRLATTAKMIRDLGGAVEETADGLTLHGGAGGLRGGVVESFNDHRIAMSGLVAGCAARESVTVHGGESISTSDPAFIETLAGLRSIPQ, encoded by the coding sequence TTGACATTGAGGAGTGAACCCGGCCCTCCACTCTCGGGGCGGACGCGGGTAACCCCCGATAAGTCGATGACGCACCGGGCCGTGCTTTTGGGCGCCATCGCCAAGGGTGTCAGCCGGATAGCGAGGCCCAACTCCGGCGGCGATTGCCGGGCGACCGCCGAGGCGGCGCGGGCGCTCGGCGCAAAAACCCGGCTCACCGATGAGGAATGGGTGATTGAGGGATGTGAGGGTATCTTTCAGGAACCGGATCATGTTCTCGATATGGGGAATTCCGGCACCGGTATCCGGCTTCTGGCCGGCCTCCTATCAACCCAGCCCTTTCTTGCGATCCTGACGGGGGACTTGAGCCTTCGCTCCCGGCCGATGAGCCGGGTGGCCGACCCCCTGAGGGCGATGGGGGCCACGATCCTCTCCCGGAAGGGCGGCCGCGCGCCGCTCGCCATCCTGGGGGGGCGCTGCCACCCGATCTCATATGAGATGCCGGTCGCCAGCGCCCAGGTGAAGAGCGCCCTCCTCCTGGCCGGTCTCGGCGCCGCACCGGGGGAATTGGTCGTCACGGAACCCGGTCCCGCCCGCGATCATACCGAACGATTGTTAAAGTATCTTGGCGTTCCGATATTCGTGGAGGGATCCCGCATCAAACTCAAGACACCGGCCGCCATCCCTTCATTTGAATGGACGATCCCCGGAGATCCCTCCGCAGCCGCCTTTTACATTGTGGCGGCTCTCATTGCGCCGGGGTCCGAGCTTGTCCTTGAGGACGTCGCACTCAATCCGCGGCGTATCGGATTCCTCAATGTGCTGAGACAGATGGGGGCCGCGATTGAAATCTCGCCCCGTGGCGAACAAGAACCCGAGCCGCGCGGCGATATCACGGTTAAACATTGCGGTTTGAAGGGAATTACGGTGCCGGGCGAAGCGGCGGTCACCTTTATCGATGAGGTGCCTGTTTTATCTGTGGCCGCGGCCTTCGCTGAGGGGGAGACGGTCTTTCAAGGCCTGGATGAACTGCGGCACAAGGAGTCGGACCGGCTGGCGACAACAGCCAAGATGATACGTGATCTGGGGGGCGCCGTGGAAGAAACGGCCGACGGCCTCACCCTGCATGGAGGGGCGGGCGGTCTGCGGGGTGGAGTGGTGGAGAGCTTTAACGATCATCGCATCGCCATGTCCGGTCTTGTGGCCGGGTGCGCCGCGCGGGAGAGTGTGACGGTGCACGGCGGGGAGTCGATCTCGACTTCTGATCCCGCCTTTATTGAAACGTTGGCTGGATTAAGATCGATTCCACAATGA
- a CDS encoding glycosyltransferase, whose translation MSAKRHPILLAGSTFVTGGAERILYYLAKGLNRPPFQIELLALRELGEVGEEIRDLGIPAHSELTGSGRMDPLVPFRIARLLRQGNFEAIYFLDHPHAVFYTTLASFLAPARVRIVPVHSMGLWGGRPSVRRPIRLVMPWIKSIVTIAEAQKEYLHREEGLPVEKMTVIYNGISLESPDAGERARQRAAIRVRMGVSEKTPVIGIIAVLRPEKNHEMLFEALSTIRKIIPDAELWVIGGGTRRKELERVAGDLGLDRAIRFLGLRRDARELMAGLDVAVLSSHPRVETLPLSLLEAMDKGIPVVATRVGALAEMIEDGRNGLLVPHGDAGALAAALTLVLKDPEQRKRMGEEGQKICREKFTVEQMIDATGKLLCDLLKIDPKEWTEREQSTGESQ comes from the coding sequence TTGAGCGCGAAACGCCACCCTATCCTTCTCGCCGGATCGACCTTTGTCACCGGCGGGGCGGAACGAATCCTCTATTATCTGGCGAAGGGTCTGAACCGTCCCCCCTTTCAGATCGAGTTGCTCGCCCTCCGGGAACTGGGAGAGGTTGGTGAAGAGATCCGCGATCTGGGGATTCCGGCGCACTCGGAACTCACCGGATCGGGCCGGATGGATCCCCTGGTCCCCTTCCGAATCGCCCGGCTCCTCCGCCAGGGGAATTTTGAGGCGATCTACTTTCTCGATCATCCCCATGCCGTCTTTTACACAACCCTGGCCTCTTTCCTTGCGCCCGCCCGTGTCCGCATCGTTCCGGTCCACAGCATGGGACTATGGGGCGGGCGGCCCAGTGTCCGGAGACCGATCCGCCTCGTTATGCCCTGGATCAAATCGATTGTCACCATCGCCGAAGCGCAAAAGGAATATCTCCACCGGGAAGAGGGGCTTCCGGTGGAGAAAATGACCGTCATTTACAATGGGATCTCCCTCGAGTCGCCGGATGCCGGGGAGCGCGCTCGTCAACGCGCCGCCATCCGAGTCCGCATGGGTGTTTCAGAGAAAACCCCCGTGATCGGCATCATCGCCGTTCTCCGCCCTGAGAAGAATCACGAGATGCTCTTTGAAGCGCTGTCCACGATACGCAAGATTATCCCTGATGCAGAGCTGTGGGTGATTGGGGGGGGGACCCGGCGCAAGGAACTCGAGCGTGTGGCGGGGGACCTGGGGCTGGACCGCGCGATCCGTTTTCTGGGTCTCCGGCGGGACGCAAGAGAGTTGATGGCCGGACTCGACGTGGCGGTCCTTTCGAGCCATCCCCGTGTCGAGACCCTCCCCCTCTCACTGCTCGAAGCCATGGACAAAGGAATCCCCGTTGTGGCGACCCGTGTCGGGGCGTTGGCTGAAATGATCGAAGATGGGCGGAATGGTCTTTTGGTGCCGCATGGAGACGCCGGCGCCCTCGCGGCGGCTTTAACATTGGTTTTAAAAGATCCGGAGCAGCGGAAGCGGATGGGCGAGGAAGGGCAAAAAATCTGCCGGGAGAAGTTCACGGTGGAGCAGATGATCGATGCAACCGGAAAACTTTTGTGTGACCTCTTGAAAATCGATCCCAAGGAATGGACCGAAAGAGAACAATCAACAGGGGAATCACAATGA
- a CDS encoding LapA family protein, whose amino-acid sequence MWFLKTLVILIVVLVLLWCLLPNMNTSATISVLWPVSRSLELPLAMALFLAYFLGILTLYVISLARDLRMRTQFHRLKRENKQLQEEVKRMRRAPIEELEKSLEPSGRRGMKDRPEE is encoded by the coding sequence GTGTGGTTTCTAAAGACTCTTGTTATTCTAATCGTTGTGCTGGTTCTGTTGTGGTGTTTGCTACCCAACATGAATACCAGCGCCACGATATCGGTCCTCTGGCCGGTGAGTCGTTCGCTGGAATTGCCACTGGCGATGGCCCTTTTCCTGGCCTATTTTTTAGGCATTCTCACCCTCTATGTGATCTCCCTTGCTCGGGATCTCCGGATGCGAACCCAATTCCATCGTCTGAAAAGAGAGAACAAACAGCTTCAGGAAGAGGTCAAGAGGATGCGCCGCGCCCCGATAGAGGAACTTGAAAAGAGCCTGGAACCCTCCGGAAGGAGGGGAATGAAGGATCGGCCGGAGGAGTGA
- a CDS encoding segregation/condensation protein A gives MIRTLLTRQDAEAPQFQEVRVRLPNFDGPLDMLLYLIKKDRIEITDISISRITRQYLTHLELMKVLNMEVAGEFLVMAATLMRMKSQMLLPRPELFDEDGDEPLTQEELMERLLRYHTIKAAAQDLKEREEMARHVHPRGHISQLPEDYILPLKPVSLYTMAQALQDLLSRAEDEPTRHEVQIEDVRLEDQTDLIKKRLEEGGGRMLFRDLFTPPYRPIEVAVTFLSLLELCRMQILLICQLWTEGDIWILDRRPSTQVVSSDASSSTDTETEEVLSE, from the coding sequence ATGATACGGACCCTGCTCACGCGCCAGGATGCGGAAGCCCCCCAGTTTCAGGAGGTTCGCGTCCGCCTGCCCAATTTCGACGGTCCGCTTGATATGCTGCTGTACCTCATCAAGAAGGATCGGATCGAGATCACCGATATCTCAATCTCACGGATTACCCGGCAGTATCTAACCCATTTGGAATTGATGAAGGTTCTCAATATGGAGGTCGCCGGCGAGTTTCTCGTCATGGCGGCCACCCTCATGCGGATGAAATCCCAGATGCTGCTCCCCCGGCCTGAGTTGTTCGATGAGGATGGGGATGAGCCGTTGACCCAAGAGGAACTCATGGAGCGCCTGCTGAGGTACCATACCATCAAGGCGGCCGCACAAGACCTCAAGGAGCGTGAGGAGATGGCGCGTCACGTTCATCCGCGGGGGCATATTTCACAATTGCCGGAGGATTATATATTACCCCTGAAACCGGTGAGCCTTTATACAATGGCGCAGGCGCTGCAAGATTTGCTCTCCCGCGCTGAGGATGAACCGACCCGGCATGAAGTGCAGATAGAAGATGTCCGGCTTGAAGATCAAACCGATTTGATTAAAAAACGCCTGGAAGAGGGAGGGGGGCGGATGCTCTTCCGCGACCTCTTTACTCCTCCCTACCGTCCGATTGAAGTTGCTGTGACATTTCTTTCGCTTCTGGAGCTTTGCCGCATGCAAATTCTTCTCATTTGCCAGCTATGGACCGAGGGAGATATCTGGATCCTCGACCGCCGTCCATCAACCCAAGTGGTCTCATCCGATGCATCTTCCAGCACCGACACGGAGACGGAGGAGGTTCTCAGCGAATGA
- the rpsA gene encoding 30S ribosomal protein S1, translated as MSENQKQPEEESPATESRRIPKAAGVMTGVAERTRNVGIFDTSEDDDDDDLDSMSEGRRGSGRPKPKPKILNRDAEEMENPEEIEELASLVGMYEDSLSHLEEGEILKGRIIRVDEKDVLVDIGFKSEGIIAISEFSELDTIKVGDTIDVFLERLENQDGLVVLSKQRADFVKVWDRVKDAAEKGEVVEGRLVKKIKGGFVVDLFGVEAFLPGSQVALRPSQSVEGLMNETLKFKIIKLNKRRRNIVVSRRLVLEEERAWAKTNILKELEVGQIREGFVKNITDFGAFVDLGGIDGLLHITDMSWGRIRHPSEVLNVGDKIEVKVLSFDPDRERISLGLKQLSEYPWERVEEKYPVGSKLSGRVVSLTDYGAFVELEKGVEGLIHVSEMSWTKHVRHPSKILQENHEVECMVLKVDKENEKISLGLKQVEPDPWLTLDEKYPINSVVEGKVRNLTNFGAFVELEEGIDGLVHISDLSWTRRVGHPSEVVKKSQDVSVRVLAIDKVARRISLGLKQVEDDPWPQLIETFTIGAVAKPVVNKITDKGLVVMLEDKVEGFIPVAHLGIDKIKDPADHFKEGDELDAKVLRVDSVNHRILLSVKAYYEDQEKETLEEFQTKFGKRGQTVGDAIGDAAEAGDESEAEGSSSEGTDEIADLVDEAVETDESAGKAVDEETPEAEAAEDSKDTPPAD; from the coding sequence ATGTCCGAAAACCAAAAACAACCCGAGGAAGAAAGCCCGGCCACGGAGAGTCGCAGGATTCCCAAGGCGGCTGGAGTCATGACCGGCGTCGCCGAGAGGACAAGAAACGTCGGCATCTTCGATACTTCCGAGGACGATGATGATGATGATCTGGATTCCATGTCCGAGGGTCGCAGGGGTAGCGGGAGACCCAAACCAAAACCCAAAATCCTGAACCGCGACGCGGAAGAGATGGAGAACCCGGAAGAAATCGAAGAACTGGCTTCACTCGTCGGCATGTACGAGGACTCCCTGAGCCATCTCGAAGAGGGTGAGATTCTCAAGGGCAGGATTATCCGGGTGGATGAGAAAGACGTGCTTGTGGACATCGGTTTCAAATCCGAAGGGATTATAGCCATTTCGGAATTCTCTGAGCTCGACACAATAAAAGTCGGCGACACGATCGATGTCTTCCTTGAGAGGCTTGAGAATCAGGACGGACTCGTTGTTCTGTCCAAGCAGCGGGCCGACTTCGTCAAGGTATGGGACCGCGTCAAGGATGCCGCGGAAAAGGGCGAAGTTGTCGAGGGGCGGTTGGTCAAAAAGATCAAAGGCGGGTTTGTCGTCGATTTGTTCGGCGTCGAAGCCTTTCTCCCCGGCTCGCAAGTTGCGCTTCGGCCTTCTCAATCCGTCGAAGGCTTGATGAATGAGACATTAAAGTTCAAAATCATCAAGTTGAACAAGCGACGTCGTAATATCGTCGTCTCCCGCAGGCTGGTTCTCGAAGAGGAGCGGGCCTGGGCCAAGACGAACATTCTCAAAGAGCTGGAAGTCGGTCAGATCCGCGAGGGATTTGTCAAAAACATCACAGATTTCGGCGCCTTTGTGGATCTCGGCGGTATTGACGGGCTCTTGCACATTACAGACATGTCTTGGGGCCGCATCCGGCACCCGAGCGAAGTCCTTAATGTGGGTGACAAAATCGAGGTCAAGGTTCTTTCCTTTGATCCGGATCGCGAGAGGATCAGTCTCGGTCTGAAGCAGCTGTCGGAGTACCCTTGGGAGCGGGTGGAAGAGAAATACCCCGTGGGTTCAAAACTCTCCGGCCGGGTGGTGAGTCTCACCGATTACGGCGCCTTTGTTGAATTGGAAAAGGGCGTTGAAGGACTCATCCACGTCTCCGAGATGTCCTGGACAAAGCATGTTCGCCATCCGTCCAAGATCCTCCAGGAGAATCATGAAGTTGAATGCATGGTTCTCAAAGTAGACAAAGAGAATGAAAAAATCTCTCTGGGTCTAAAGCAGGTGGAACCCGATCCATGGCTCACCCTGGACGAAAAATATCCGATTAATTCAGTGGTTGAGGGGAAGGTTCGCAACCTCACCAATTTCGGCGCCTTTGTCGAGTTGGAAGAGGGGATCGACGGATTGGTGCATATCTCCGACCTTTCCTGGACTCGCCGCGTCGGCCACCCCAGTGAGGTGGTAAAGAAGAGCCAGGATGTCAGTGTGCGCGTTCTTGCCATTGATAAAGTCGCAAGAAGAATCTCTCTCGGTCTCAAGCAGGTTGAGGATGATCCGTGGCCTCAACTGATCGAAACCTTCACCATCGGAGCCGTCGCCAAACCCGTTGTCAACAAGATCACCGATAAAGGGTTGGTTGTGATGCTCGAAGACAAGGTGGAAGGATTCATTCCAGTGGCGCATCTCGGGATCGACAAGATCAAGGATCCCGCGGATCACTTCAAAGAAGGGGATGAGCTCGACGCCAAGGTTCTGCGGGTCGATTCGGTCAACCACCGGATCCTTCTCTCTGTGAAGGCTTATTATGAAGATCAGGAGAAGGAAACCCTCGAGGAATTCCAGACGAAATTTGGAAAGAGGGGGCAGACGGTAGGGGATGCGATCGGAGACGCTGCGGAGGCGGGCGATGAATCCGAGGCCGAAGGGTCCTCATCAGAGGGCACTGATGAGATCGCCGACTTGGTGGATGAAGCGGTGGAAACCGATGAATCCGCCGGCAAGGCGGTCGATGAGGAGACCCCCGAGGCCGAGGCGGCTGAAGATTCCAAGGATACCCCACCGGCTGATTAG
- the scpB gene encoding SMC-Scp complex subunit ScpB, which yields MKGSLKASLEALLFASHHPLSIDAAAEAMDLDKQTIKDALGEMIQDFESSERGVHLVEVAGGWQILTRPEQAPYVEKLLIGRRRARLSRASLETLAAIAYNQPITRGEIDTLRGVDSSGALRTILERDLVAVKGKSDRIGRPLIYGTTATFLEYFGLPSINDLPQLEDFAALVDRDAVEEEVSSAEAGDAAAQEASHDEDAEAPEIENDDEAVELEAGLEALDFEEEVQESPPPSP from the coding sequence ATGAAGGGATCCCTAAAGGCGAGTTTGGAAGCTCTCCTCTTCGCCAGTCATCATCCATTATCAATAGATGCCGCCGCGGAGGCCATGGATCTTGATAAACAGACGATCAAGGACGCGCTGGGAGAAATGATTCAAGATTTCGAATCCTCGGAGCGGGGTGTTCATCTTGTCGAAGTAGCCGGCGGATGGCAGATTTTGACCCGCCCCGAGCAGGCGCCCTATGTCGAAAAGCTTCTCATCGGCCGCCGCCGCGCTCGGTTGAGCCGCGCCTCGTTGGAAACCCTGGCGGCCATCGCCTATAACCAGCCCATCACCAGGGGGGAGATAGATACTTTGCGAGGGGTTGATTCTTCGGGCGCCTTGCGGACGATTCTCGAACGGGATCTTGTCGCGGTTAAAGGTAAATCGGATCGTATCGGGCGGCCGCTCATCTATGGGACGACGGCGACTTTTTTGGAATATTTCGGCCTGCCGTCCATAAATGACCTGCCCCAATTAGAGGATTTCGCCGCGCTGGTCGACCGGGATGCCGTGGAGGAAGAGGTCTCTTCGGCTGAAGCGGGCGATGCAGCGGCCCAGGAAGCTTCTCATGATGAAGATGCTGAAGCTCCAGAGATAGAAAATGATGATGAGGCCGTTGAATTGGAAGCCGGATTAGAAGCGTTGGATTTCGAGGAAGAAGTCCAGGAAAGCCCACCCCCATCCCCCTAA
- the cmk gene encoding (d)CMP kinase produces MTPDIIAIDGPAGTGKTTSAAGVAHELGFAYIDSGAVYRAIAVAAVDAGIENLPDPRVDALLTQVTVTADTSAGLFRVFVNGDEVTARLREPRVSNLSSVLAVRVDVREKVDRVLHRLAESQSVVIEGRDIGTVVFPDAILKIFLTADRRERAQRRLKDLEKLGSAPSVDEVEEEIAERDSRDSGRAVAPLKRHPDAIVIDTTAMTPAEQIQCIVQAYRRRRAPGGL; encoded by the coding sequence ATGACGCCGGATATCATTGCTATCGACGGCCCCGCGGGAACAGGCAAGACGACCAGCGCCGCCGGTGTGGCCCATGAACTCGGGTTCGCCTATATCGACAGCGGAGCGGTTTATCGGGCGATCGCCGTCGCCGCCGTCGATGCCGGTATTGAGAACCTCCCGGATCCCCGCGTTGATGCGCTGCTGACCCAGGTCACGGTAACCGCTGACACGTCCGCCGGGCTCTTTCGTGTTTTTGTCAATGGGGATGAGGTGACGGCCCGGCTGCGCGAGCCCCGGGTTTCAAACCTCTCATCCGTTCTGGCCGTCCGGGTCGATGTCCGCGAGAAGGTTGATCGGGTTCTCCATCGCTTGGCGGAATCCCAATCCGTCGTGATTGAAGGGCGCGATATCGGGACGGTGGTCTTTCCCGATGCCATCCTTAAAATCTTTCTTACCGCGGACCGTCGTGAGCGGGCTCAGCGGCGTTTGAAAGACCTGGAAAAATTAGGATCCGCACCATCCGTGGATGAGGTCGAGGAAGAAATCGCCGAGCGCGATAGCAGGGATTCGGGACGGGCGGTGGCTCCGCTGAAGCGGCATCCCGACGCCATTGTTATCGATACCACGGCCATGACGCCGGCGGAACAAATTCAATGTATTGTACAAGCCTATCGCCGGCGCCGCGCGCCGGGCGGTCTGTGA
- a CDS encoding DUF4149 domain-containing protein, with protein sequence MYTLRVLIPTLITFIVGIVLVAAIFIPRSPFREMDQHFSTYFDIVAAFAFILGGGNLVRMHGDKVYRKARDWPFSIVVLVGFLGTLIFGLLKLRMNFTIVPAGDYIGTGTWFKFIFDSMFTPLSAAMFSLLGFFVASASYRAFRAKTREATLLLVSAFIILLGRTPMGHYITGWLPDSLSWLDIPNLSNWILSFPNAAGQRAIMIGIALGIVSTSLKLILGMERTHLGGEE encoded by the coding sequence GTGTATACACTCAGGGTGCTCATCCCGACTCTCATAACATTCATTGTGGGAATTGTGCTTGTCGCGGCGATATTTATCCCGCGCTCGCCGTTCCGGGAGATGGATCAGCATTTCTCCACCTATTTTGATATTGTCGCCGCCTTTGCCTTTATTCTCGGCGGCGGTAATCTTGTGAGAATGCACGGTGATAAGGTCTATCGGAAGGCGAGGGATTGGCCGTTCAGTATTGTCGTCCTGGTGGGTTTTTTGGGAACCCTTATCTTCGGTCTTTTGAAATTGAGAATGAATTTCACCATCGTTCCCGCCGGTGATTACATCGGGACCGGAACCTGGTTTAAATTTATCTTCGACTCGATGTTCACACCGCTGTCAGCCGCCATGTTCAGCCTTCTCGGTTTCTTTGTCGCGTCGGCTTCTTATCGCGCTTTTCGCGCGAAAACCCGCGAGGCGACGCTTCTGCTCGTCTCGGCTTTTATTATTCTTTTGGGGCGCACTCCGATGGGGCACTATATAACGGGTTGGCTTCCCGATTCCCTCAGCTGGTTGGACATTCCGAATCTCAGCAACTGGATTCTGTCATTCCCCAACGCCGCCGGGCAGCGGGCGATCATGATCGGTATCGCTCTGGGGATTGTCTCCACGTCGTTGAAGCTCATCTTGGGTATGGAGAGAACCCACTTGGGTGGGGAGGAGTAA